Proteins encoded together in one Monomorium pharaonis isolate MP-MQ-018 chromosome 8, ASM1337386v2, whole genome shotgun sequence window:
- the LOC105834221 gene encoding calmodulin-lysine N-methyltransferase — protein MCLICDMGSQEISSHRETLSSAETKDPRDTKRSTRALSRWRILARALAGSPEPISGSSESDEEVSVRRFTSFGLLKCALLVNTLADGGPPGGWCEYSVRLDGRPYNVQIRRVSKCFTANELIGFNNTGNVCVWPSEECLAYYLLRNRGLCRNRNVLELGGGMSCLAGVLAAKYCNPSSVTLTDGNVTSVDNVRRIVARNDMQHLAGCGVVQWARAARVLRQRRTTAVNGNHRRVKTRTAGDEDEDEDARLPSGLYDVILSADCLFFDDARLDLVETIYGWLADDGVALVMAPRRGTTFQKFAEASIRRGFIARQTERYDDTVWSRHLELLANSPEYCPDLHYPVLLELTKQKKTPPG, from the exons ATGTGCCTGATTTGCGACATGGGGTCGCAGGAGATTTCGTCCCATAGGGAGACCCTCTCGTCGGCCGAGACGAAGGACCCCCGCGACACGAAGAGGAGCACCCGCGCCCTAAGCCGATGGCGCATCCTGGCAAGGGCGCTGGCGGGCTCGCCGGAGCCGATCAGCGGCAGCAGCGAGTCCGACGAGGAGGTGTCGGTGAGACGGTTCACCAGCTTCGGCCTGCTGAAGTGCGCGCTGCTGGTGAACACCCTGGCGGACGGCGGGCCACCCGGCGGCTGGTGCGAGTACTCGGTCCGGCTGGACGGCCGGCCGTACAACGTGCAGATACGCCGCGTAAGCAAGTGCTTCACGGCGAACGAGCTGATCGGCTTCAACAACACCGGCAACGTGTGCGTGTGGCCGTCCGAGGAGTGCCTGGCGTACTATCTGCTGCGGAACCGCGGCCTCTGCCGGAATCGGAACGTCCTTGAACTCGGGGGCGGCATGAGCTGCCTGGCCGGCGTGCTCGCCGCCAAGTACTGCAATCCCAGCTCGGTCACCCTCACGGACGGCAACGTGACCAGCGTCGACAACGTGCGCCGCATCGTCGCCCGTAACGACATGCAGCACCTGGCGGGGTGCGGGGTCGTCCAGTGGGCCCGGGCCGCCCGGGTCCTACGCCAGCGGCGGACGACGGCGGTCAACGGTAATCACCGCCGCGTCAAG ACCCGGACGGCCggcgacgaggacgaggacgaggacgcCCGACTGCCGTCGGGCCTCTACGACGTGATCCTGAGCGCCGACTGCCTCTTCTTCGACGACGCGCGTCTAGACCTGGTGGAGACGATCTACGGTTGGCTGGCCGACGACGGGGTCGCTCTGGTGATGGCGCCCAGGCGCGGCACGACATTCCAGAAATTCGCCGAGGCGTCGATCAGGCGCGGCTTCATAGCGCGCCAGACGGAACGATACGACGACACGGTGTGGTCGAGGCACCTGGAGCTGCTGGCGAACAGCCCGGAGTACTGTCCGGATCTACATTATCCGGTGCTGCTGGAGCTCACCAAGCAGAAGAAGACGCCGCCCGGATGA
- the LOC118647092 gene encoding uncharacterized protein LOC118647092 — translation MENKKKGSWDKDNLKTALDKVLSKKMGLREAALKYSIPKSTLHDKITCLKSGEEIALQPKLGRFTKTFLPEYEEQLLNHVKDLSNRCLPLMKKEFLKLAYDLAVELKLPHRFNTEKRTAGKHFYYDFMARHPDLSLRTPESTSMMRAVGFNKPQVDLFFSNLEKLMNQYNFPPSNKRNKAPKTNSSGTFIRA, via the exons AtggagaataaaaagaaaggatCATGGGATAAGGATAATTTGAAAACTGCTCTTGATAAAgttttgtcaaaaaaaatgGGACTGAGAGAAGCTGCGCTAAAGTATAGTATTCCTAAAAGCACtttacatgacaaaataaCCTGCCTAAAGTCCGGTGAAGAAATTGCATTGCAGCCTAAGCTTGGTAGATTCACCAAAACATTCCTACCAGAATATGAAGAACAATTATTGAACCATGTAAAAGACTTATCTAATCGATGTTTGCCacttatgaaaaaagaatttttaaagttgGCATATGACTTAGCTGTAGAGCTAAAGCTTCCTCATCGCTTCAACACTGAAAAAAGAACAGCtggtaaacatttttactatGATTTTATGGCTAGACATCCTGATTTATCACTAAGAACACCCGAGTCTACGAGTATGATGCGAGCTGTAGGTTTTAATAAGCCGCAGGTAGATTTGTTCTTCTCAAATCTTGAAAAACTCAtgaatcaatataattttcctccttctaac aaaagaaacaaagcaCCGAAAACAAACAGCAGTGGCACATTTATCCGGGCCTGA